The proteins below come from a single Garra rufa chromosome 3, GarRuf1.0, whole genome shotgun sequence genomic window:
- the LOC141332364 gene encoding E3 ubiquitin-protein ligase TRIM39-like, translating into MAESIPTSSKLRQTRRKSVEEHQSLPSSSGSLAEELQCSECLDVFTDPVSTPCGHNFCKSCLNQCWENSQNCYCPFCKETFSKRPDLKMNTAVRQVVQCFKEKPSLSESVALCDICDESKMKALKSCLVCQASYCETHLELHHKIYLKKHKLVDPVENIMNYICQKHERPLELFCIDDQTCLCVFCTDGDHKTHNTVTLEEESKEKKTHLMKTQKGVQQIIQDKIKKVQDIKHSAELRKKSTEQEKAATVELFRDLMRSIERCQVELLEMMEEKQKAAEKQEEKLIQGLQQEITELTMRNTELDHLLHTEDHLQLLQIYPSLCSPPHTRNWPEISMNTDVSVETLRKCLTQLQETLDEKLSQTVLRRMQQYTVDMTLDPNTAHPNLILSVDGKQVRHGDIKRKLPKNPKRFDHCTCVLGKNGFASERFYFEVQVKKKTDWTLGVARESSNRKGPIKVSPQNGFWAVGLWNGNEYWACTDTSVSLSLSGKPQKVGVFVDYEEGLVCFYDVESRSHIYSFTGQSFTEKLYPLLSPCCNYESKNSAPLIISPVILQ; encoded by the exons ATGGCAGAATCCATACCAACATCATCAAAACTAAGACAGACGAGGAGAAAGAGTGTGGAGGAACACCAAT cTCTGCCATCCTCCAGTGGTTCTCTGGCTGAGGAGCTTCAGTGTTCAGAGTGTCTGGATGTTTTCACTGATCCAGTCAGCACTCCATGTGGACACAACTTCTGTAAGAGCTGCTTGAACCAGTGCTGGGAAAACAGTCAGAACTGCTACTGTCCATTCTGTAAAGAAACATTCAGTAAAAGACCTGACCTCaaaatgaacacagcagtcagaCAGGTTGTGCAATGCTTTAAGGAAAAACCCAGTCTAAGTGAATCTGTAGCTCTCTGTGATATCTGTGATGAAAGTAAGATGAAAGCCCTGAAGTCCTGCTTGGTGTGTCAAGCCTCTTACTGTGAAACTCACCTGGAGCTTCATCACAAAATCTATTTAAAGAAACACAAACTGGTGGACCCTGTGGAGAATATAATGAACTATATATGCCAGAAACACGAGAGACCTCTGGAGCTGTTTTGTATAGATGATCAGACGTGCCTGTGTGTGTTTTGCACTGATGGAGACCACAAGACTCACAACACTGTTACTCTAGAGGAGGAGAGTAAAGAGAAGAAG ACTCATCTGATGAAGACACAAAAAGGTGTGCAGCAGATAATCCAGGACAAAATTAAGAAAGTTCAAGATATCAAACACTCAGCAGAACTCAGAAAA AAAAGCACAGAACAAGAGAAAGCAGCCACTGTTGAGCTCTTCAGAGATCTGATGCGCTCCATTGAAAGATGTCAGGTTGAGCTGCTGGAGATGATGGAGGAAAAGCAGAAAGCAGCAGAGAAACAGGAGGAGAAACTAATTCAAGGGCTGCAGCAGGAAATCACTGAACTTACGATGAGAAACACTGAGCTGGATCATCTCTTACACACCGAGGATCACCTCCAGCTCCTACAG ATTTACCCATCCCTGTGTAGTCCACCACACACCAGGAACTGGCCTGAGATCAGTATGAACACTGATGTGAGTGTGGAGACTCTAAGGAAATGTCTGACCCAACTGCAGGAAACTCTAGATGAGAAACTCAGTCAAACTG TCTTGAGGAGGATGCAGCAGTATACAG TGGACATGACTCTGGATCCTAATACAGCTCATCCAAATCTCATCCTGTCCGTTGATGGGAAACAAGTGAGACATGGAGACATTAAACGAAAGCTCCCAAAAAACCCTAAGAGGTTTGATCACTGCACCTGTGTCCTGGGAAAAAATGGATTCGCCTCAGAGAGGTTTTATTTTGAGGTACAGGTGAAGAAAAAGACAGACTGGACTTTAGGAGTGGCCAGAGAATCTAGTAATAGGAAGGGACCAATCAAAGTTAGCCCTCAGAATGGATTCTGGGCTGTGGGTCTGTGGAATGGGAATGAATATTGGGCCTGCACTGATacctctgtctctctgtctctgagCGGGAAACCGCAGAAGGTGGGGGTGTTCGTGGATTATGAGGAGGGTCTGGTCTGCTTCTATGATGTGGAGTCCAGATCTCACATCTACTCTTTCACTGGTCAGTCTTTCACTGAGAAACTCTATCCTTTACTTAGCCCTTGTTGTAATTATGAAAGTAAAAATTCAGCCCCACTGATCATCTCACCTGTTATTTTACAATGA
- the LOC141332226 gene encoding E3 ubiquitin-protein ligase TRIM39-like isoform X2, whose translation MSSFSGSLAEELQCSVCLDVFTDPVSTPCGHNFCKSCLNQCWENSQDWICPFCKERFSKRPDLKINTALRQVAQLFQEKFSLRIFEVLCDICDDRKTKALKSCLLCQASYCETHLELHQKINVKKHKLIDPVKNIKDYICKKHERPLELFCRDDQTCVCVFCTDGDHKSHNTIPLEEESKERKTHLMKTQKDVQQMIQDRIKKVEDIKYSAELRKRSTEQEKAASVELFSDLMRSIERCQAELLEMVEEKQKAAEKKDEELIQELQLEITELTMRNSKLDHLLHTEDHLQLLQICQSLCGHPHTRNWSEISMNTDVSVETLRRTLTQLRETLDEQLSQTMLRGMQQYAVDVTLDPDTANSYLILSDDRKQVRDGNINQNLPNNPRRFNHSACVLGKEGFSSGRFYFEVLVKGKTGWDLGVARKSINRKRSIAVTPQNGYWAVGLWNENLYWACAGPSVCLSLRVKPQKVGVFVDYEEGLVSFYDVESRSHIYSFTGQSFTEKLYPFFRPWFNNNGKNSAPLIISPVN comes from the exons ATGTCATCCTTCAGTGGTTCTCTGGCTGAAGAGCTTCAGTGTTCAGTGTGTCTGGATGTGTTCACTGATCCAGTCAGCACTCCATGTGGACACAACTTCTGTAAGAGCTGCTTGAACCAGTGCTGGGAAAACAGTCAGGACTGGATCTGCCCATTTTGTAAAGAAAGATTCAGTAAAAGACCCGACCTCAAGATCAACACAGCACTTAGACAGGTGGCACAACTCTTTCAGGAAAAGTTCAGTCTGAGAATATTTGAAGTTCTCTGTGACATCTGTGATGACAGGAAGACAAAAGCCCTGAAGTCCTGTCTGCTGTGTCAGGCCTCTTACTGTGAAACTCACCTGGAGCTTCATCAGAAAATCAATGTAAAGAAACATAAACTGATAGACCCTGTGAAGAATATAAAAGACTATATATGCAAGAAACATGAAAGACCTCTGGAGCTGTTCTGCAGAGATGATcagacgtgtgtttgtgtgttttgcacTGATGGAGACCACAAGAGTCACAACACTATCCCTTTAGAGGAGGAGAGTAAAGAGAGGAAG ACTCATCTGATGAAGACACAGAAAGACGTGCAGCAGATGATCCAGGACAGAATCAAGAAAGTTGAAGATATCAAATACTCAGCAGAACTCAGAAAA AGAAGCACAGAGCAAGAGAAAGCAGCTAGTGTTGAGCTCTTTAGCGACCTGATGCGCTCCATTGAGAGATGTCAGGCTGAGCTGCTGGAGATGGTGGAGGAGAAGCAGAAAGCAGCAGAGAAAAAAGATGAAGAGCTCATTCAAGAGCTGCAGCTGGAAATCACTGAACTTACAATGAGAAACAGTAAACTGGATCATCTCTTACACACTGAGGATCACCTCCAGCTCCTACAG ATTTGCCAATCCCTGTGTGGTCATCCACACACCAGGAACTGGTCTGAGATCAGTATGAACACTGATGTGAGTGTGGAGACTCTGAGGAGAACTCTGACTCAACTGCGGGAAACTTTAGATGAGCAACTCAGTCAAACTA tgttgaggGGAATGCAGCAGTATGCAG tggaTGTGACTCTGGATCCTGATACAGCTAATTCATATCTCATCCTGTCTGATGATAGAAAACAAGTGAGAGATGGAAACATTAATCAAAATCTCCCAAACAACCCAAGGAGGTTTAATCACAGTGCCTGTGTCCTAGGAAAAGAGGGATTCTCCTCAGGCAGATTTTATTTTGAGGTGCTTGTGAAAGGAAAAACTGGGTGGGATTTAGGAGTGGCAAGAAAATCTATTAATAGGAAGAGATCGATTGCAGTGACTCCTCAGAATGGATATTGGGCTGTGGGTCTGTGGAATGAGAATCTTTATTGGGCTTGTGCTGGTCCgtctgtatgtctgtctctgAGAGTGAAACCACAGAAGGTGGGGGTGTTTGTGGATTATGAGGAGGGTCTGGTCTCCTTCTATGATGTGGAGTCCAGATCTCATATCTACTCTTTCACTGGTCAGTCCTTCACTGAGAAACTCTACCCTTTTTTCAGGCCATGGTTTAATAATAATGGTAAGAATTCAGCCCCTTTGATTATCTCACCAGTTAATTAG
- the LOC141332226 gene encoding E3 ubiquitin-protein ligase TRIM39-like isoform X3, with translation MSSFSGSLAEELQCSVCLDVFTDPVSTPCGHNFCKSCLNQCWENSQDWICPFCKERFSKRPDLKINTALRQVAQLFQEKFSLRIFEVLCDICDDRKTKALKSCLLCQASYCETHLELHQKINVKKHKLIDPVKNIKDYICKKHERPLELFCRDDQTCVCVFCTDGDHKSHNTIPLEEESKERKTHLMKTQKDVQQMIQDRIKKVEDIKYSAELRKKKDEELIQELQLEITELTMRNSKLDHLLHTEDHLQLLQICQSLCGHPHTRNWSEISMNTDVSVETLRRTLTQLRETLDEQLSQTMLRGMQQYAVDVTLDPDTANSYLILSDDRKQVRDGNINQNLPNNPRRFNHSACVLGKEGFSSGRFYFEVLVKGKTGWDLGVARKSINRKRSIAVTPQNGYWAVGLWNENLYWACAGPSVCLSLRVKPQKVGVFVDYEEGLVSFYDVESRSHIYSFTGQSFTEKLYPFFRPWFNNNGKNSAPLIISPVN, from the exons ATGTCATCCTTCAGTGGTTCTCTGGCTGAAGAGCTTCAGTGTTCAGTGTGTCTGGATGTGTTCACTGATCCAGTCAGCACTCCATGTGGACACAACTTCTGTAAGAGCTGCTTGAACCAGTGCTGGGAAAACAGTCAGGACTGGATCTGCCCATTTTGTAAAGAAAGATTCAGTAAAAGACCCGACCTCAAGATCAACACAGCACTTAGACAGGTGGCACAACTCTTTCAGGAAAAGTTCAGTCTGAGAATATTTGAAGTTCTCTGTGACATCTGTGATGACAGGAAGACAAAAGCCCTGAAGTCCTGTCTGCTGTGTCAGGCCTCTTACTGTGAAACTCACCTGGAGCTTCATCAGAAAATCAATGTAAAGAAACATAAACTGATAGACCCTGTGAAGAATATAAAAGACTATATATGCAAGAAACATGAAAGACCTCTGGAGCTGTTCTGCAGAGATGATcagacgtgtgtttgtgtgttttgcacTGATGGAGACCACAAGAGTCACAACACTATCCCTTTAGAGGAGGAGAGTAAAGAGAGGAAG ACTCATCTGATGAAGACACAGAAAGACGTGCAGCAGATGATCCAGGACAGAATCAAGAAAGTTGAAGATATCAAATACTCAGCAGAACTCAGAAAA AAAAAAGATGAAGAGCTCATTCAAGAGCTGCAGCTGGAAATCACTGAACTTACAATGAGAAACAGTAAACTGGATCATCTCTTACACACTGAGGATCACCTCCAGCTCCTACAG ATTTGCCAATCCCTGTGTGGTCATCCACACACCAGGAACTGGTCTGAGATCAGTATGAACACTGATGTGAGTGTGGAGACTCTGAGGAGAACTCTGACTCAACTGCGGGAAACTTTAGATGAGCAACTCAGTCAAACTA tgttgaggGGAATGCAGCAGTATGCAG tggaTGTGACTCTGGATCCTGATACAGCTAATTCATATCTCATCCTGTCTGATGATAGAAAACAAGTGAGAGATGGAAACATTAATCAAAATCTCCCAAACAACCCAAGGAGGTTTAATCACAGTGCCTGTGTCCTAGGAAAAGAGGGATTCTCCTCAGGCAGATTTTATTTTGAGGTGCTTGTGAAAGGAAAAACTGGGTGGGATTTAGGAGTGGCAAGAAAATCTATTAATAGGAAGAGATCGATTGCAGTGACTCCTCAGAATGGATATTGGGCTGTGGGTCTGTGGAATGAGAATCTTTATTGGGCTTGTGCTGGTCCgtctgtatgtctgtctctgAGAGTGAAACCACAGAAGGTGGGGGTGTTTGTGGATTATGAGGAGGGTCTGGTCTCCTTCTATGATGTGGAGTCCAGATCTCATATCTACTCTTTCACTGGTCAGTCCTTCACTGAGAAACTCTACCCTTTTTTCAGGCCATGGTTTAATAATAATGGTAAGAATTCAGCCCCTTTGATTATCTCACCAGTTAATTAG
- the LOC141332226 gene encoding E3 ubiquitin-protein ligase TRIM39-like isoform X1 has protein sequence MSSFSGSLAEELQCSVCLDVFTDPVSTPCGHNFCKSCLNQCWENSQDWICPFCKERFSKRPDLKINTALRQVAQLFQEKFSLRIFEVLCDICDDRKTKALKSCLLCQASYCETHLELHQKINVKKHKLIDPVKNIKDYICKKHERPLELFCRDDQTCVCVFCTDGDHKSHNTIPLEEESKERKTHLMKTQKDVQQMIQDRIKKVEDIKYSAELRKRSTEQEKAASVELFSDLMRSIERCQAELLEMVEEKQKAAEKKDEELIQELQLEITELTMRNSKLDHLLHTEDHLQLLQICQSLCGHPHTRNWSEISMNTDVSVETLRRTLTQLRETLDEQLSQTSRSMLRGMQQYAVDVTLDPDTANSYLILSDDRKQVRDGNINQNLPNNPRRFNHSACVLGKEGFSSGRFYFEVLVKGKTGWDLGVARKSINRKRSIAVTPQNGYWAVGLWNENLYWACAGPSVCLSLRVKPQKVGVFVDYEEGLVSFYDVESRSHIYSFTGQSFTEKLYPFFRPWFNNNGKNSAPLIISPVN, from the exons ATGTCATCCTTCAGTGGTTCTCTGGCTGAAGAGCTTCAGTGTTCAGTGTGTCTGGATGTGTTCACTGATCCAGTCAGCACTCCATGTGGACACAACTTCTGTAAGAGCTGCTTGAACCAGTGCTGGGAAAACAGTCAGGACTGGATCTGCCCATTTTGTAAAGAAAGATTCAGTAAAAGACCCGACCTCAAGATCAACACAGCACTTAGACAGGTGGCACAACTCTTTCAGGAAAAGTTCAGTCTGAGAATATTTGAAGTTCTCTGTGACATCTGTGATGACAGGAAGACAAAAGCCCTGAAGTCCTGTCTGCTGTGTCAGGCCTCTTACTGTGAAACTCACCTGGAGCTTCATCAGAAAATCAATGTAAAGAAACATAAACTGATAGACCCTGTGAAGAATATAAAAGACTATATATGCAAGAAACATGAAAGACCTCTGGAGCTGTTCTGCAGAGATGATcagacgtgtgtttgtgtgttttgcacTGATGGAGACCACAAGAGTCACAACACTATCCCTTTAGAGGAGGAGAGTAAAGAGAGGAAG ACTCATCTGATGAAGACACAGAAAGACGTGCAGCAGATGATCCAGGACAGAATCAAGAAAGTTGAAGATATCAAATACTCAGCAGAACTCAGAAAA AGAAGCACAGAGCAAGAGAAAGCAGCTAGTGTTGAGCTCTTTAGCGACCTGATGCGCTCCATTGAGAGATGTCAGGCTGAGCTGCTGGAGATGGTGGAGGAGAAGCAGAAAGCAGCAGAGAAAAAAGATGAAGAGCTCATTCAAGAGCTGCAGCTGGAAATCACTGAACTTACAATGAGAAACAGTAAACTGGATCATCTCTTACACACTGAGGATCACCTCCAGCTCCTACAG ATTTGCCAATCCCTGTGTGGTCATCCACACACCAGGAACTGGTCTGAGATCAGTATGAACACTGATGTGAGTGTGGAGACTCTGAGGAGAACTCTGACTCAACTGCGGGAAACTTTAGATGAGCAACTCAGTCAAACTAGTAGGTCAA tgttgaggGGAATGCAGCAGTATGCAG tggaTGTGACTCTGGATCCTGATACAGCTAATTCATATCTCATCCTGTCTGATGATAGAAAACAAGTGAGAGATGGAAACATTAATCAAAATCTCCCAAACAACCCAAGGAGGTTTAATCACAGTGCCTGTGTCCTAGGAAAAGAGGGATTCTCCTCAGGCAGATTTTATTTTGAGGTGCTTGTGAAAGGAAAAACTGGGTGGGATTTAGGAGTGGCAAGAAAATCTATTAATAGGAAGAGATCGATTGCAGTGACTCCTCAGAATGGATATTGGGCTGTGGGTCTGTGGAATGAGAATCTTTATTGGGCTTGTGCTGGTCCgtctgtatgtctgtctctgAGAGTGAAACCACAGAAGGTGGGGGTGTTTGTGGATTATGAGGAGGGTCTGGTCTCCTTCTATGATGTGGAGTCCAGATCTCATATCTACTCTTTCACTGGTCAGTCCTTCACTGAGAAACTCTACCCTTTTTTCAGGCCATGGTTTAATAATAATGGTAAGAATTCAGCCCCTTTGATTATCTCACCAGTTAATTAG
- the LOC141331664 gene encoding E3 ubiquitin-protein ligase TRIM39-like, which yields MAWLQTQLVRTQKEVQQMIQDRIKKIQDIKHSAELRKKSTEQEKAADVELFSDLMRSIERCQAELLEMMEEKQKVAEKQDEELIQELQQEITELKMRNTELDHLLHTKDHLQLLQIDSSLYSPPDTKNWSEIRMNTDVSVETLRTALTQLQETLNEKLSQSVMRMMQQHTVDVTLDPDTAHPNLILSDDRKQVRHGDIKQQLTNNPERFDQSFCVLGKEGFSSRRFYFEVQVKGKTGWILGVIRESINRKGQIIMSPQDGYWVVGLWNENEYWTCTDTYVLLSLRGKPQKVGVFVDYEEGLVSFYDVEYRSHIYSFTGQSFAEKLYPFFSPLPNDRRKNSAPLIISPDDTFLLFLLFSDLSSSSGPLAEELQCSVCLDVFTDPVTIPCGHNFCKSCLNQCWEKSQNCICPFCKETFSKRPDLKINTALRQVAQLFKKKPSVVNQCSKSDVLCDVCDKRKKKALKSCLLCQASFCETHLEFHHKVYLKKHKLMDPVRNMKDYICQKHERPLELFCRDDQMRVCVFCTHGDHKTHNTVTLDEESKMKKARLMKTQKDVQQMILDRIRKIQDIEYFAELRQKSTDRVKAADVELFSDLMRSIERCQAELLEMMEEKQKAAQKLDEELIQELQQEITELKMRNTELDHLLHTEDHLQLLQIYPSLCSPPDTRNWPEISMNTDVSVETLRRALTQLQETLDEKLSETVLRRMQQYAVNVTLDPDTAHPYLILSNDRKHVRHGDIKHELPDYPERFNYSACVLGKEGFLSGRFYFEVQLKRKTKWDLGVARESINRKGPITVSPQDGYWAVALRDGSDYWACADSCVHLSLRVKPQKVGVFVDYEEGLVSFYDVKSRSHIYSFTGQSFINRLYPYFCPFPNDTCKDFAPMTISPVTYNK from the exons ATGGCATGGCTTCAG ACTCAGCTGGTGAGGACACAGAAAGAAGTGCAGCAGATGATCCAGGACAGAATCAAAAAGATTCAAGACATCAAACACTCAGCAGAACTCAGGAAA AAATCTACAGAGCAAGAAAAGGCAGCTGATGTTGAGCTCTTCAGCGATCTGATGCGCTCCATTGAGAGATGTCAGGCTGAGCTGCTGGAGATGATGGAGGAGAAGCAGAAAGTGGCAGAGAAACAGGATGAAGAGCTCATTCAAGAACTGCAGCAGGAAATCACTGAGCTTAAAATGAGAAACACTGAGCTGGATCATCTCTTACACACTAAGGATCACCTCCAGCTCCTACAG ATTGATTCATCCCTGTACAGTCCTCCAGATACCAAGAACTGGTCTGAGATCAGAATGAACACTGATGTGAGTGTGGAGACTCTGAGGACAGCTCTGACTCAGCTGCAGGAAACTCTCAATGAGAAACTCAGTCAAAGTG TTATGAGGATGATGCAGCAGCATACAG TGGATGTGACTCTGGATCCTGATACAGCTCATCCAAATCTCATCCTGTCTGATGATAGAAAACAAGTGAGACATGGAGACATTAAACAACAGCTCACAAACAACCCAGAGAGGTTTGATCAAAGCTTCTGTGTCCTGGGAAAAGAAGGATTCTCCTCAAGGAGATTTTATTTTGAGGTTCAAGTGAAGGGAAAGACTGGCTGGATTCTAGGAGTGATCAGAGAATCTATTAACCGGAAGGGACAGATCATAATGAGTCCTCAGGATGGATACTGGGTCGTGGGTCTGTGGAATGAGAATGAATATTGGACCTGTACTGATACCTATGTCCTCTTGTCTCTGAGAGGCAAACCGCAGAAAGTGGGGGTCTTTGTGGATTATGAGGAGGGTCTGGTCTCCTTTTATGATGTAGAGTACAGATCTCATATCTACTCTTTCACTGGTCAGTCTTTTGCTGAGAAACTCTATCCTTTCTTCAGTCCATTACCCAATGATAGACGTAAAAATTCAGCACCGCTGATCATCTCACCTG atgatacatttttattatttctctTGTTTTCAGATCTGTCATCCTCCAGTGGTCCTCTGGCTGAGGAGCTTCAGTGTTCAGTGTGTCTGGATGTGTTCACTGATCCAGTTACTATTCCATGTGGACACAACTTCTGTAAGAGCTGCTTGAACCAGTGCTGGGAAAAGAGTCAGAACTGCATCTGTCCATTTTGTAAAGAAACATTCAGTAAAAGACCTGACCTCAAGATCAACACAGCACTCAGACAAGTTGCGCAACTCTTTAAGAAAAAGCCTAGTGTAGTAAATCAGTGTAGTAAATCTGATGTTCTCTGTGACGTTTGTgataaaagaaagaagaaagccCTAAAATCCTGCCTGCTGTGCCAGGCTTCTTTCTGTGAAACTCACCTAGAGTTTCATCACAAAGTCTATTTAAAGAAACACAAACTGATGGACCCTGTGAGGAACATGAAGGACTACATATGCCAGAAACACGAGAGACCTCTGGAGCTGTTCTGTAGAGATGATCAGATGCGTGTATGTGTGTTTTGCACTCATGGAGACCACAAAACTCACAACACTGTTACTCTAGACGAGGAGAGTAAAATGAAAAAGGCACGA CTGATGAAGACACAGAAAGATGTGCAGCAGATGATCCTGGACAGAATCAGGAAGATTCAAGACATTGAATACTTTGCAGAACTCAGACAA aaaagcaCAGATCGAGTAAAAGCAGCTGATGTTGAGCTCTTCAGCGATCTGATGCGCTCTATTGAGAGATGTCAGGCTGAGCTGCTGGAGATGATGGAGGAAAAGCAGAAAGCGGCACAGAAACTAGATGAAGAGCTCATTCAAGAGCTGCAGCAGGAAATCACTGAGCTCAAGATGAGAAACACTGAGCTGGATCATCTCTTACACACTGAGGACCACCTCCAGCTCCTACAG ATTTATCCATCCCTGTGCAGTCCTCCAGATACCAGGAACTGGCCTGAGATCAGTATGAACACTGATGTGAGTGTGGAGACTCTGAGAAGAGCTCTGACTCAACTGCAGGAAACTCTAGATGAGAAACTCAGTGAAACGG TGTTGAGGAGGATGCAGCAGTATGCAG TGAATGTGACTCTGGATCCTGATACAGCTCATCCATATCTGATCCTGTCTAATGATAGAAAACATGTGAGACATGGAGACATTAAGCATGAACTCCCAGATTACCCAGAGCGGTTTAATTACAGTGCCTGTGTCCTGGGAAAAGAGGGATTCTTGTCAGGTAGATTTTATTTTGAAGTGCAGCTGAAGAGAAAGACTAAGTGGGATTTAGGAGTGGCCAGAGAATCTATTAACAGGAAGGGACCGATCACAGTGAGTCCTCAGGATGGATACTGGGCTGTGGCTCTGAGGGACGGGAGTGATTATTGGGCTTGTGCTGATTCATGTGTCCACTTGTCTCTGAGAGTGAAACCGCAGAAGGTGGGAGTGTTTGTGGATTATGAGGAAGGTCTGGTCTCCTTCTATGATGTGAAGTCCAGATCTCATATCTACTCTTTCACTGGTCAGTCCTTCATTAATAGACTATATCCATATTTTTGTCCCTTTCCTAATGATACTTGTAAAGATTTCGCACCAATGACCATCTCACCTGTTACTTACAATAAATGA
- the LOC141332227 gene encoding E3 ubiquitin-protein ligase TRIM39-like encodes MTSSTMSSISGPLSEELQCSVCLDVFTDPVSTPCGHNFCKSCLNQCWNNSRDCICPICKETFSKRPDLKINTALREVVQLFQEKFSLSKTDVLCDVCDERKMKALKSCLECQNSYCGTHLGPHQRDLNLKKHKLMDPVKNMEDFICQKHKRPLELFCRDDQMYVCVFCTDGDHKTHNTVPLEDESKEKKTHLMKKQKDMQQMIQDRIKKIQDIKDSSEMRKKCTVQEKAASVELFSDLMHSIERCQAELLEMMEEKQRAAEKLDKQLIEELQQEITELNMRNTELDHLLHTEDHLQLLQIDPSLCSPPHTRNWPEISMNTDVSVETLRRALTQLQETLHEKLSQTVLKRMQKYAVDVTLDPDTAHPNLILSDDGKQVRHGDIKQKLPNNPERFDCCTCVLGKEGVSSGRFYFEVQVKGKAKWDLGVARKSINRKGKVTVNPQDGYRVVGLWNENEYWTSTDSYVSLSLSVKPQKVGVFVDYEEGLVSFYDVESRSHIYSFTGQSFTEKLHPLFSPCRNEKGTNSAPLIISPVNYNQ; translated from the exons ATGACATCTTCAA cTATGTCATCTATCAGCGGTCCTCTTTCTGAGGAGCTTCAGTGTTCAGTGTGTCTGGATGTGTTCACTGATCCAGTCAGCACTCCATGTGGACACAACTTCTGTAAGAGCTGCTTGAACCAGTGCTGGAACAACAGTCGGGACTGCATCTGTCCAATCTGTAAAGAAACATTCAGTAAAAGACCCGACCTCAAGATCAATACAGCACTTAGAGAGGTTGTACAACTTTTTCAGGAAAAGTTTAGTCTTAGTAAAACTGATGTTCTCTGTGACGTCTGTGATGAAAGAAAGATGAAAGCTCTGAAGTCCTGTCTGGAGTGTCAAAACTCATACTGTGGAACTCACCTGGGGCCTCATCAGAGAGACCTGAACCTAAAGAAACATAAACTGATGGACCCTGTGAAGAATATGGAGGACTTTATTTGTCAGAAACACAAGAGACCACTGGAGCTGTTCTGTAGAGATGATcagatgtatgtgtgtgttttttgcacTGACGGAGACCACAAGACTCACAACACTGTTCCTCTAGAGGACGAGAGTAAAGAGAAAAAG ACtcatctgatgaagaaacagaaAGACATGCAGCAGATGATCCAGGACAGAATCAAGAAGATTCAAGACATCAAAGACTCATCAGAAATGAGAAAA AAATGTACAGTACAAGAGAAAGCAGCTAGTGTTGAGCTATTTAGCGATCTGATGCACTCTATTGAGAGATGTCAGGCTGAGCTGCTGGAGATGATGGAGGAGAAGCAGAGAGCAGCAGAGAAACTGGATAAGCAGCTCATTGAAGAGCTGCAGCAGGAAATCACTGAGCTCAATATGAGAAACACTGAGCTGGATCATCTCTTACACACTGAGGACCACCTCCAGCTCCTACAG ATTGACCCATCCCTGTGCAGTCCTCCACACACCAGGAACTGGCCTGAGATCAGTATGAACACTGATGTGAGTGTGGAGACTCTGAGGAGAGCTCTGACTCAACTGCAGGAAACTCTACATGAGAAACTCAGTCAAACTG TGTTGAAGAGGATGCAGAAGTATGCAG TGGATGTGACTCTGGATCCTGATACAGCTCATCCAAATCTCATCCTGTCTGATGATGGGAAACAAGTGAGACATGGAGACATTAAACAAAAGCTCCCAAACAACCCAGAGAGGTTTGACTGCTGCACCTGTGTCCTGGGAAAAGAGGGAGTCTCCTCAGGGAGATTTTATTTTGAGGTTCAGGTGAAGGGAAAGGCTAAGTGGGATTTAGGAGTGGCAAGAAAGTCTATTAACAGAAAGGGAAAGGTCACTGTGAATCCTCAGGATGGATACCGGGTTGTGGGTCTGTGGAATGAGAATGAATATTGGACCTCTACTGATTCCTATGTCTCTCTGTCTCTGAGCGTGAAACCCCAGAAGGTGGGGGTATTTGTGGATTATGAGGAGGGTCTGGTCTCCTTCTATGATGTGGAGTCCAGATCTCATATCTACTCTTTCACTGGTCAGTCTTTCACTGAGAAACTCCATCCTTTATTCAGCCCATGTCGTAATGAGAAAGGTACAAATTCAGCCCCACTGATCATCTCACCTGTTAATTATAATCAATAA